The following proteins are co-located in the Apium graveolens cultivar Ventura chromosome 5, ASM990537v1, whole genome shotgun sequence genome:
- the LOC141661055 gene encoding uncharacterized protein LOC141661055, whose amino-acid sequence MAKFYALNLLPFLTILILLSSISATISYESSDQQIDKVIESLRCNSNYETFSCDGNFKIWIKLLEQSKGRLNIPVNATMFAPNDAALSQLGYISPHLIPYHISPSLHDLYDLKPLSLLPTLVPWKTILITSTLPSRIKIDNAIITRPYIYLSRQLVVHGINHILDLHPQRSSMPPLLRAHNVFEGGSSPAPAPARAPASA is encoded by the coding sequence ATGGCCAAATTCTACGCTTTAAATCTCCTTCCTTTCCTAACAATCCTCATCCTCCTCTCATCTATCTCTGCAACTATATCTTATGAATCTTCCGATCAACAAATAGACAAGGTAATTGAATCTCTACGTTGCAATAGCAACTACGAGACGTTTAGTTGCGATGGCAACTTCAAGATATGGATCAAATTGTTAGAGCAATCAAAGGGCAGACTCAATATCCCAGTAAACGCCACAATGTTTGCACCTAACGATGCTGCCCTCTCGCAATTAGGCTATATAAGCCCTCATCTGATTCCTTACCACATTAGCCCGTCATTACACGATCTTTACGACTTAAAACCCTTATCTCTCCTTCCAACACTAGTTCCTTGGAAAACTATTCTAATCACCAGCACTCTACCTTCGAGAATTAAGATCGATAATGCAATTATCACGCGTCCTTATATATATCTTTCCCGCCAGCTTGTTGTTCATGGAATTAACCACATCCTTGATTTACACCCACAACGATCAAGTATGCCGCCACTTTTGCGTGCACACAATGTTTTTGAAGGCGGGAGTTCTCCCGCGCCAGCACCCGCAAGGGCACCAGCATCGGCATAG